One part of the Lotus japonicus ecotype B-129 chromosome 2, LjGifu_v1.2 genome encodes these proteins:
- the LOC130737377 gene encoding uncharacterized protein LOC130737377, translated as MAGGPRRGGRGRQRRGNDKGKEPVGEQSTREGKGKEPVVQEPVEGEGKEPVLEGWQLFGADDIPNHFRFRPTVVSKLTLIIWHKGHFVFEPTCAYVEGESEILPGWDPDQINSIEVDKIVTAHLGYASYKCLWYRAPTLGLFDGRRPLRDDGDVHQFLSDVKGFSEVEFYVEHLEETGVQTGELQKGTQIFVEDIDSETESAFVSVAREAEAEIDSLARGVSEVRAVSEVVSEESVVHEGVSEKRVLPEGVREEVVVHGGVSEQRTVSEVVSEQGVQQNIVSLTGEHISDDDSLDDDYEALSGEEESNDVSLDDSDFDERWEWTTVLPTGDVEAVTSLLGSQNPNSTNYDSFEDEYGDSSDLDTPPGSDSDTEERPKFPKFKQKEDDSEVRFEVGQIFSSAALLKNAVKDYALQNKKNVYLEKNDPKRVVVKCTEECVFYLRASKYKQNTYFQIVTLYDEHTCVRTSKNRQAKTKWIAKKFVSMLRHTPSLKVGALVEEAKIRWGVVLSRFQAYRAKVTALEMIQGAVLEQYRHLRSFGEELLRSNPGSTVKIKSVVGAGNPVFERIYICFAACKRAFATCCRPLIGLDGCFLKGLYGGQLLAAVGKDGNNQMIPIAFAVVEAETKDSWAWFVHLLVDDLSSVSPNAWAFISDQQKGLVPTLQELDPNVEHRLCVKHLYGNWRKKYPGQEMKGALWAAARASTGPEFERAMDHMKTLNEEAWKDMMEVPAKMWSRSAFSTNTVCDLQVNNMCEAFNRAILEWRDKPIITLIEGLKYYITNRIVKQRELMLKYRDAIFPMIQQKLEVNKQKADNWIPMWNGDGGYTLFEVSRSQTDKHSVNLATKTCSCRRWDLSGIPCCHAITCMWHNHVAPEEYVHPCYSKQNFLATYDHIILPSNGPKLWPISRYPPLDPPFMRRAPGRPKKQRRKTNDEPRDPNRLRRYHTTIQCRRCGEPGHNKRTCTGKQAADRAIPVGGNKDNSQMLHPEQRASGSGSAQARNDGAVETGEQEQLLTTRRRTRRASGSGANQQGNDAAVETGAQQPGVTTTKRTTRASGIGAASEGNGVSVDTNAHEAAPTRRRPPRASRRRQPQGEASQAAQPVQNHQPIQPQQPVQAPYILTQCSQTASSITTHAPGVASGSQGTGRPGKKQKLVVLG; from the exons CTGAAATATTGCCAGGTTGGGATCCAgatcaaataaattcaatagAAGTAGACAAGATAGTGACAGCACATTTAGGGTATGCTTCATATAAGTGTTTGTGGTATAGGGCTCCTACTTTAGGGTTGTTTGATGGCCGCAGACCACTTAGGGATGATGGAGATGTTCATCAATTTCTGAGTGATGTCAAGGGTTTCTCTGAAGTTGAGTTTTATGTTGAGCACTTGGAAGAAACTGGAGTACAAACTGGTGAATTGCAGAAAGGGACACAGATATTTGTGGAGGACATTGACTCTGAAACAGAGTCTGCTTTTGTGAGTGTAGCAAGGGAGGCAGAGGCTGAGATTGACAGTCTTGCAAGGGGGGTGAGTGAGGTAAGGGCGGTGTCTGAAGTTGTGAGTGAAGAGAGTGTGGTGCACGAGGGTGTGAGTGAAAAGAGAGTGCTGCCTGAGGGTGTGAGAGAGGAGGTTGTGGTGCATGGGGGTGTGAGTGAACAGAGGACTGTGTCTGAGGTTGTGAGTGAACAGGGGGTACAACAAAATATTGTTAGCCTGACTGGGGAGCACATATCAGATGATGACAGCTTGGATGATGATTATGAAGCATTGAGTGGGGAAGAAGAATCTAATGATGTGAGCCTTGATGACTCAGACTTTGATGAGAGATGGGAGTGGACTACTGTTTTGCCAACTGGAGATGTTGAAGCTGTAACTAGTTTGCTTGGTTCACAAAACCCCAATTCTACCAACTATGATAGTTTTGAAGATGAGTATGGAGACTCTTCAGACCTAGATACTCCACCTGGAAGTGATTCAGATACTGAGGAGAGACCCAAGTTTCCTAAGTTCAAGCAAAAGGAAGATGATTCTGAAGTCAGGTTTGAGGTAGGTCAGATATTTAGTTCTGCTGCTCTTCTTAAGAATGCAGTGAAGGATTATGCCTTGCAGAATAAGAAGAATgtttatttggaaaaaaatgaTCCAAAAAGGGTTGTAGTTAAATGTACTGAGGAATGTGTATTCTATCTTAGGGCATCTAAGTACAAGCAGAACACATACTTTCAGATTGTCACATTATATGATGAGCATACATGTGTAAGGACCAGCAAGAATAGGCAAGCTAAGACCAAGTGGATAGCAAAGAAGTTTGTGTCTATGCTAAGACACACACCTTCCTTGAAGGTAGGTGCTTTGGTAGAGGAGGCAAAGATAAGGTGGGGGGTTGTGTTGTCTAGATTTCAAGCTTACAGAGCTAAAGTAACTGCATTAGAGATGATACAAGGAGCAGTGCTTGAGCAGTATAGACATCTTAGGAGTTTTGGTGAAGAACTCCTAAGAAGCAATCCAGGTAGTACAGTCAAGATCAAGAGTGTTGTGGGAGCTGGTAATCCAGTGTTTGAGAGAATTTACATTTGTTTTGCTGCCTGTAAGAGAGCCTTTGCAACCTGTTGTAGACCCTTAATAGGCTTGGATGGGTGCTTTTTAAAGGGATTATATGGTGGGCAGTTATTGGCAGCTGTTGGGAAGGATGGGAATAATCAAATGATTCCCATAGCATTTGCAGTTGTAGAGGCAGAGACAAAGGATTCATGGGCTTGGTTTGTGCACCTGCTAGTTGATGACTTGAGTAGTGTGAGTCCAAATGCCTGGGCTTTTATTTCTGATCAACAAAAG GGATTGGTACCCACTTTACAAGAGCTGGATCCAAATGTGGAGCATAGACTTTGTGTAAAGCATTTATATGGGAATTGGAGGAAAAAATACCCCGGTCAAGAAATGAAAGGAGCACTTTGGGCAGCGGCTAGAGCAAGTACTGGTCCAGAGTTTGAAAGGGCTATGGATCATATGAAGACATTAAATGAGGAAGCATGGAAGGATATGATGGAGGTACCAGCCAAGATGTGGAGTAGGTCAGCTTTTAGTACTAATACAGTGTGCGATCTGCAGGTGAATAATATGTGTGAGGCCTTCAATAGGGCAATATTAGAATGGAGAGATAAGCCAATTATTACTCTAATTGAAGGCCTCAAATATTATATCACTAACAGGATAGTGAAGCAAAGAGAACTGATGTTAAAGTACAGGGATGCAATTTTCCCTATGATCCAACAAAAGCTAGAGGTGAACAAGCAGAAGGCTGATAACTGGATACCTATGTGGAATGGAGATGGTGGTTACACTTTGTTTGAGGTTAGTAGGAGTCAAACAGACAAGCATTCTGTGAATTTAGCTACAAAGACTTGTTCTTGTAGGAGATGGGACCTAAGTGGAATTCCATGCTGCCATGCAATAACTTGTATGTGGCACAACCATGTGGCACCTGAAGAATATGTTCACCCTTGTTATAG CAAACAAAACTTCTTGGCTACTTATGATCACATTATCCTGCCATCTAATGGGCCCAAGTTGTGGCCTATTAGTCGATATCCTCCACTTGATCCACCTTTCATGAGAAGGGCACCTGGGAGGCCCAAAAAGCAGAGGAGGAAAACAAATGATGAGCCCAGAGACCCCAATAGGCTGAGGAGGTACCATACCACAATTCAGTGTAGGAGGTGTGGTGAACCAGGGCATAACAAAAGGACTTGTACTGGTAAGCAAGCTGCTGACAGGGCTATACCAGTGGGAGGGAACAAG GATAATTCCCAGATGCTTCATCCTGAACAAAGGGCAAGTGGGAGTGGATCTGCTCAAGCAAGAAATGATGGTGCTGTTGAAACTGGTGAACAAGAACAATTGTTGACTACTAGAAGGAGAACTAGAAGAGCAAGTGGGAGTGGAGCTAATCAACAAGGGAATGATGCTGCTGTTGAAACTGGTGCACAACAACCAGGGGTGACTACTACAAAGAGAACTACAAGAGCAAGTGGGATTGGAGCTGCTAGTGAAGGAAATGGCGTTTCTGTTGATACCAATGCACATGAAGCTGCTCCAACTAGAAGGAGACCTCCAAGGGCAAGTAGAAGGAGACAACCTCAAGGTGAAGCCTCCCAAGCTGCACAACCAGTTCAAAATCATCAACCAATTCAACCTCAGCAGCCAGTTCAAGCACCATATATACTGACACAGTGCTCACAGACAGCCAGCTCAATAACAACTCATGCTCCAGGGGTAGCAAGTGGTTCTCAGGGAACTGGAAGGCCTGGGAAGAAGCAGAAGCTTGTTGTTTTAGGATGA